In Candidatus Promineifilum breve, one genomic interval encodes:
- the guaB gene encoding IMP dehydrogenase yields the protein MKFAPEFGELALTFDDVLLAPGYSQVLPAEVNLRTRLIGDIALSIPVIAAAMDTVTEAPMAIGLARLGGIGVIHRNLTPAEQAEEVDKVKRSESGMIVDPLTLRSDATLAEAEALMSHYHISGIPITDEDGRLVGILTNRDTRFVRPGAQPIADYMTSDGLVTASVGTSLEEAKAILHRHRIEKLPLVDGDGRLKGLITVKDILKKIDYPDSATDERGRLLCAAAIGVGDKALARLDLLVEAGVDVATIDTAHGHTRLVIDTIRAAKQRHPSLPIIAGNVAGGEGARDLIEAGAGAIKVGIGAGSICTTRIVAGTGVPQISAVAACAAVCRHYDVPLIADGGIKYSGDIVKALAAGADLVMLGSMLAGLEESPGEIILYEGRRYKVYRGMGSMGAMQGHGADRYGSATPSPTGGPAGGQIRDKLVPEGVEGQVPYKGQLREVIYQMMGGVRSGMGYVGACDLAELRAKAQFVRITNAGLLESHPHGILITKEAPNYQARR from the coding sequence ATGAAATTCGCACCGGAATTCGGCGAACTGGCGCTGACGTTTGATGACGTATTGCTGGCCCCCGGCTATTCGCAGGTGCTGCCGGCCGAGGTCAATCTACGCACGCGCCTCATCGGCGACATAGCCCTCAGCATCCCGGTCATCGCCGCGGCGATGGACACCGTTACCGAGGCCCCGATGGCGATTGGCCTGGCCCGCCTCGGCGGCATCGGCGTCATCCACCGCAATCTGACCCCGGCCGAGCAGGCCGAGGAAGTGGACAAGGTCAAGCGCTCGGAGTCGGGCATGATCGTCGATCCGCTGACGCTGCGGTCCGACGCCACGCTGGCCGAGGCCGAGGCGCTGATGAGCCATTACCACATCTCCGGCATCCCCATCACCGATGAGGATGGCCGGCTGGTGGGCATCCTGACCAACCGCGACACGCGCTTTGTGAGGCCCGGCGCGCAGCCCATCGCCGACTACATGACCAGCGACGGGTTGGTGACCGCCTCCGTCGGCACCAGCCTGGAAGAGGCCAAGGCCATTCTCCACCGCCACCGCATCGAAAAACTGCCACTGGTGGACGGCGATGGCCGCCTGAAAGGGCTGATTACCGTCAAGGACATCCTCAAGAAGATCGACTACCCCGACAGCGCCACCGACGAGCGCGGCCGGCTGCTGTGCGCGGCGGCCATCGGCGTGGGCGACAAGGCCCTGGCCCGGCTCGATCTGCTGGTCGAGGCGGGGGTAGACGTGGCGACCATCGACACCGCCCACGGCCACACCCGGCTGGTCATCGACACCATCCGCGCCGCCAAACAGCGCCACCCCAGCCTGCCGATCATCGCCGGCAACGTGGCCGGCGGCGAGGGCGCGCGCGATCTGATCGAGGCCGGGGCCGGGGCGATCAAGGTCGGCATCGGCGCGGGGTCGATCTGTACCACGCGCATCGTGGCCGGCACGGGTGTGCCGCAGATTTCGGCCGTGGCCGCCTGCGCCGCCGTCTGCCGCCACTATGACGTGCCCCTCATCGCCGACGGCGGCATCAAGTACAGCGGCGACATCGTGAAGGCGCTGGCCGCCGGGGCCGATCTGGTCATGCTGGGGTCGATGCTGGCCGGGCTGGAAGAAAGTCCGGGCGAGATCATCCTCTACGAAGGGCGGCGCTACAAGGTCTATCGCGGCATGGGCAGCATGGGCGCGATGCAGGGGCACGGAGCCGACCGCTACGGCAGCGCCACGCCCTCGCCCACCGGCGGCCCGGCCGGCGGCCAAATCCGCGACAAGCTCGTGCCCGAGGGCGTCGAGGGGCAAGTGCCCTACAAGGGCCAACTGCGCGAAGTCATCTACCAGATGATGGGCGGCGTGCGCTCCGGCATGGGTTACGTCGGTGCCTGCGACCTGGCCGAACTGCGCGCCAAGGCCCAATTCGTGCGCATCACCAACGCCGGCTTGCTGGAAAGCCACCCCCACGGCATCCTTATCACCAAGGAAGCGCCGAATTATCAGGCGCGGAGATAA